One region of Sulfuriroseicoccus oceanibius genomic DNA includes:
- a CDS encoding D-alanyl-D-alanine carboxypeptidase family protein codes for MRLPHWIPLIFLFILTHAASAASAPSIYGKAAIVVDADTGVVLYTKNADQRRPVASTQKLLTALLVLEKGNVNGMLTVDRSDTLVAPAKIGLRTGQQYRRIDLLRTLLVKSSNDVAHCLARDHSGSEAAFARLMTRRARQLGMVNSNFKNASGLPADGQYSTARDMARLAITSYHTPAIRAITKIETLPFRFANGRTRTLHNTNKLLKRMPGVNGLKTGYTNAAGRCLICSINRDGRNIITVVLGSSSRHIWNDSRKLLEYGLSQAK; via the coding sequence ATGAGACTTCCCCACTGGATCCCCCTCATCTTCCTTTTCATCCTCACCCACGCGGCATCCGCCGCCTCGGCTCCGTCGATCTACGGCAAGGCCGCCATTGTAGTCGATGCCGATACCGGCGTCGTTCTCTATACCAAGAACGCGGACCAGCGACGCCCCGTCGCCAGCACGCAGAAGCTTCTCACCGCTTTGCTAGTCCTCGAAAAGGGTAACGTCAACGGCATGCTCACGGTCGACCGGTCGGACACGCTCGTGGCTCCCGCCAAGATCGGCCTGCGTACAGGCCAACAATACCGCCGCATCGACTTGCTGCGTACACTTCTGGTAAAATCCAGTAACGATGTCGCGCACTGCCTCGCACGGGACCACTCGGGCTCGGAGGCCGCGTTCGCCCGCCTCATGACTCGACGCGCCCGCCAACTCGGCATGGTCAACAGCAACTTCAAGAACGCCTCGGGATTGCCCGCCGATGGTCAGTACTCGACCGCCCGCGACATGGCCCGCCTCGCCATTACCTCCTACCACACACCAGCCATCCGGGCGATCACCAAGATTGAGACGCTTCCCTTCCGCTTCGCCAACGGCCGCACCAGAACGCTTCACAATACCAATAAGCTTCTCAAGCGGATGCCTGGTGTAAACGGTCTCAAAACCGGATACACCAACGCTGCCGGCCGCTGTCTCATCTGCTCGATCAATCGCGACGGACGCAATATCATCACCGTCGTACTCGGCAGCTCGTCACGCCACATTTGGAACGACAGCCGCAAGCTCCTCGAATACGGGCTCAGTCAGGCGAAGTAA
- a CDS encoding aminotransferase class I/II-fold pyridoxal phosphate-dependent enzyme, protein MPASDPHHRLPESELADLENRGLLRSLRHMASPQGRSLTPQGGRPMVNFASNDYLGLATHPTLKCAASDAADRWGTGSGASRLVCGTLLPHVTLESRLAEFKQAEAALTFSSGYACAVGTLGALAGKDDILILDKLCHASLVDGARLCGATLRVFPHNHLDKLESHLKWAQSKIQANGRIIVAVESIYSMDGDTAPLEAIVTLKEQYKALLLVDEAHSIGICGPGGRGLAAALGVASSIDFQMGTLSKALGGSGGYLCASRKWIDLLINRARSFIYSTAPSPISAAVATAAIDLVDSEEGDTLRSQLQSNITRLRALTGNSELTGPSAIVPLIVGESDAALSLSDALAKRGILAPAIRYPTVPKGSARIRFTTTTAHTDEDFVLLQDALTCR, encoded by the coding sequence GTGCCCGCGTCCGATCCACACCACCGGCTGCCGGAATCCGAGCTAGCAGACTTGGAGAACCGTGGACTGCTGCGTTCGCTGCGCCACATGGCATCCCCGCAGGGGCGATCTCTCACCCCACAAGGCGGCCGGCCGATGGTGAATTTCGCATCCAACGACTACCTCGGTCTCGCCACGCACCCCACGCTCAAATGTGCCGCCAGCGATGCGGCCGACCGTTGGGGAACCGGTTCCGGTGCCTCCAGGCTCGTCTGCGGCACGCTCCTCCCTCACGTCACGCTTGAGTCGCGCCTCGCTGAATTCAAACAAGCAGAAGCCGCACTGACATTCTCCTCTGGCTACGCCTGCGCCGTGGGAACACTCGGCGCTCTCGCCGGCAAGGATGACATCCTGATTCTAGACAAACTCTGCCACGCATCGCTGGTCGATGGCGCACGCCTCTGCGGTGCCACCCTCCGCGTATTCCCCCACAACCACCTCGACAAGCTCGAGTCGCACTTGAAGTGGGCCCAATCCAAGATCCAGGCCAATGGCCGTATCATCGTCGCCGTGGAGTCGATCTATTCGATGGATGGAGACACGGCTCCGCTCGAAGCCATCGTCACTCTGAAGGAACAATACAAAGCACTGCTGCTTGTCGATGAAGCGCATTCGATTGGAATCTGTGGGCCGGGTGGGCGCGGGCTCGCCGCCGCTCTCGGAGTCGCTTCATCCATCGATTTCCAAATGGGCACCTTGTCGAAAGCTCTTGGTGGTTCGGGAGGCTACCTCTGCGCCTCGCGCAAGTGGATCGACCTCCTGATCAACCGCGCCCGATCATTCATTTATTCAACCGCTCCATCACCCATCAGCGCCGCAGTAGCCACCGCCGCAATCGACCTGGTCGACAGCGAGGAAGGCGACACCTTGCGCTCCCAACTGCAATCCAACATCACCAGGTTGAGAGCCCTCACAGGCAACTCGGAGCTCACCGGACCAAGCGCAATCGTTCCATTAATTGTCGGCGAGAGCGATGCCGCGCTCTCCCTCTCAGACGCCCTGGCCAAGCGGGGAATCCTGGCACCCGCCATACGCTACCCGACCGTACCCAAAGGCAGTGCCCGCATCCGCTTCACCACCACCACCGCACACACGGATGAGGATTTCGTCCTGTTGCAGGATGCCTTAACTTGTCGTTGA
- a CDS encoding carbon-nitrogen hydrolase, producing the protein MPKLALLQLPASADRAENISRTEAAIREAAANGAQIVCTQELFTTLYFCREQDPEHFDLADELPGDITEHHCALAKELGIVIVASGFERRAPGLYHNTAWVVDADGSFLGLYRKMHIPQDPGFEEKFFFTPGDIGYKAWDTAFGKIGVLICWDQWYPEAARLTALQGAQILIYPTAIGWLPEEKPQLGEAQHCAWETVQRGHAVANSCYVAAINRVGTEGDTEFWGQSFVANHYGQVVARGSISDQQIIYADCDLDAIDEHRRMWPFFRDRRIDSYSNILKRWDD; encoded by the coding sequence ATGCCAAAGCTCGCCCTTCTCCAATTGCCTGCATCTGCAGACCGTGCGGAAAACATCTCCCGCACCGAGGCCGCCATCCGTGAGGCCGCTGCCAATGGCGCCCAAATTGTCTGCACCCAAGAACTCTTCACCACGCTCTATTTTTGCCGTGAGCAAGATCCGGAGCACTTCGATCTCGCAGACGAACTTCCAGGTGACATCACCGAGCATCACTGCGCACTAGCCAAGGAGCTTGGCATCGTCATCGTCGCTTCGGGCTTCGAACGCCGCGCCCCCGGGCTCTACCACAACACAGCCTGGGTCGTGGATGCTGACGGTTCATTCCTCGGACTGTATCGCAAAATGCACATCCCTCAGGACCCTGGGTTTGAGGAGAAGTTCTTCTTCACGCCGGGCGATATTGGCTACAAAGCTTGGGACACCGCATTCGGGAAAATCGGTGTGCTCATCTGCTGGGACCAATGGTACCCCGAAGCCGCACGCCTCACCGCGCTCCAGGGCGCTCAGATTCTCATCTACCCAACCGCCATCGGCTGGCTTCCAGAAGAAAAACCCCAACTCGGCGAAGCCCAGCACTGCGCATGGGAAACCGTCCAGCGTGGACACGCCGTCGCCAACAGCTGCTACGTCGCCGCCATCAACCGCGTCGGCACCGAGGGCGACACCGAATTCTGGGGACAGTCTTTCGTTGCCAACCACTACGGACAGGTCGTCGCCCGCGGCTCGATCTCAGATCAACAAATCATCTACGCCGACTGCGACCTCGATGCCATCGATGAACACCGCCGCATGTGGCCGTTCTTCCGCGACCGCCGCATCGACAGCTACTCTAATATTCTGAAGCGCTGGGACGACTGA